In Mastomys coucha isolate ucsf_1 unplaced genomic scaffold, UCSF_Mcou_1 pScaffold5, whole genome shotgun sequence, one genomic interval encodes:
- the Fbll1 gene encoding rRNA/tRNA 2'-O-methyltransferase fibrillarin-like protein 1, with product MKPAGGRGGGGGWSWVGGKGGGKGGDTGSGAKGGFGARTRGSSSGSRGRGRGGGGGGGGGGGGGGGGDRQRRGGPARNKNRRKKGITVSVEPHRHEGVFIYRGAEDALVTLNMVPGVSVYGEKRVTVMENGEKQEYRTWNPFRSKLAAAILGGVDQIHIKPKSKVLYLGAASGTTVSHVSDIIGPDGLVYAVEFSHRAGRDLVNVAKKRTNIIPVLEDARHPLKYRMLIGMVDVIFADVAQPDQSRIVALNAHTFLRNGGHFLISIKANCIDSTASAEAVFASEVRKLQQENLKPQEQLTLEPYERDHAVVVGIYRPPPKSSSK from the coding sequence ATGAAACCCGCGGGCGGccggggcggcggcggcggctggaGCTGGGTTGGCGGCAAAGGAGGCGGCAAGGGAGGTGACACGGGCTCAGGGGCCAAAGGCGGCTTCGGGGCACGCACGCGCGGCTCCAGCAGCGGCAGCCGGGGCCGGGGacgcggcggcggcgggggcgggggcggtggaggcggcggcggaggcggcggcgACAGGCAGCGGCGCGGCGGTCCAGCCAGGAACAAGAACCGCCGCAAGAAGGGCATCACCGTGTCGGTGGAGCCGCATCGGCACGAGGGCGTGTTCATTTACCGCGGCGCGGAGGACGCTCTGGTCACGCTGAACATGGTGCCTGGAGTCTCGGTGTACGGCGAGAAGCGCGTCACTGTGATGGAGAACGGGGAGAAGCAGGAATACCGCACGTGGAACCCCTTCCGCTCCAAATTGGCGGCGGCCATCCTGGGCGGCGTGGACCAGATTCACATCAAGCCCAAGTCCAAAGTGTTGTACCTGGGCGCCGCCTCCGGAACCACAGTCTCTCACGTCTCCGACATCATCGGCCCGGACGGTCTGGTCTATGCGGTTGAATTCTCCCATCGTGCTGGCCGCGATCTGGTCAACGTGGCCAAGAAGCGCACCAACATCATCCCGGTACTGGAAGATGCCCGGCACCCGCTCAAGTATCGCATGCTCATCGGCATGGTGGATGTGATCTTTGCCGATGTGGCCCAGCCGGATCAGTCGCGCATTGTGGCGCTTAACGCCCACACCTTTCTGCGCAACGGAGGCCACTTTCTCATATCCATCAAGGCCAACTGCATCGATTCCACAGCGTCAGCTGAGGCCGTGTTTGCTTCTGAGGTGAGAAAGTTGCAACAGGAGAACTTGAAGCCGCAGGAGCAGCTGACTCTGGAGCCCTATGAAAGGGACCACGCTGTCGTCGTCGGTATCTATCGGCCCCCTCCCAAGAGCAGCAGCAAATAG